The Acanthochromis polyacanthus isolate Apoly-LR-REF ecotype Palm Island chromosome 5, KAUST_Apoly_ChrSc, whole genome shotgun sequence genome includes a window with the following:
- the atf1 gene encoding cyclic AMP-dependent transcription factor ATF-1 isoform X2 yields MSLGGSAVTVVQLPGGQFQVQGVIQSAQSSVIQSPQGQTAQAQDSDSDDSQDSSDSGAAAHKTREILARRPSYRKILNDLSSEEVAHIEGKDSSPASTGVTGVTVPTTPIYQTSSGQYITIAANGTIQLASPGSEGIQGLQAVTMGNSGGAQQGTTILQYAQTPDGQQILVPSNQVVVQGAGGEVQTYQIRTAPTSTSLPQTVVMTSPVGLSQSKSDDPTLKREIRLAKNREAARECRRKKKEYVKCLENRVAVLENQNKTLIEELKTLKDLYCVKTG; encoded by the exons ATGTCACTGGGTGGTTCTGCTGTGACCGTCGTACAACTGCCAGGGGGTCAGTTTCAGGTTCAAGGAGTGATCCAGTCTGCACAGTCGTCAGTCATTCAGTCCCCTCAGGGCCAAACTGCACAG GCACAGGATTCAGATAGCGATGATTCACAGGACTCATCTGACAGCGGAGCAGCAGCCCACAAGACCAGAGAAATACTGGCAAGACGGCCTTCATATAG AAAAATCCTAAATGACCTTTCATCAGAGGAGGTGGCACACATCGAGGGAAAGGATAGCAGCCCAGCATCCACAGGAGTGACAGGTGTTACAGTACCAACCACCCCAATCTACCAGACCAGCAGCGGCCAGTACA TTACCATAGCTGCTAATGGCACAATCCAGCTGGCAAGTCCGGGGTCGGAAGGCATTCAGGGACTTCAGGCTGTCACCATGGGCAACTCTGGTGGAGCTCAGCAAGGCACCACCATCCTTCAGTACGCCCAGACACCTGACGGCCAGCAGATCCTGGTGCCTAGCAATCAGGTCGTTGTACAAG GTGCAGGAGGAGAGGTGCAAACATACCAGATCCGCACAGCGCCCACATCCACCTCCCTGCCTCAGACTGTAGTTATGACCTCTCCAGTGGGATTGTCCCAGAGTAAGTCTGATGATCCAACGCTGAAGAGAGAAATCAGGCTCGCGAAAAACAG AGAGGCAGCCCGTGAATGTCGACGAAAGAAAAAGGAATACGTTAAATGCCTGGAAAACCGCGTAGCAGTTCTTGAGAACCAAAACAAGACTCTGATTGAAGAACTGAAAACATTAAAGGATCTTTATTGTGTTAAAACAGGATAA
- the atf1 gene encoding cyclic AMP-dependent transcription factor ATF-1 isoform X1: protein MEEVQQGSNGTESQAATIPTTITTSQFSQIAQQMSLGGSAVTVVQLPGGQFQVQGVIQSAQSSVIQSPQGQTAQAQDSDSDDSQDSSDSGAAAHKTREILARRPSYRKILNDLSSEEVAHIEGKDSSPASTGVTGVTVPTTPIYQTSSGQYITIAANGTIQLASPGSEGIQGLQAVTMGNSGGAQQGTTILQYAQTPDGQQILVPSNQVVVQGAGGEVQTYQIRTAPTSTSLPQTVVMTSPVGLSQSKSDDPTLKREIRLAKNREAARECRRKKKEYVKCLENRVAVLENQNKTLIEELKTLKDLYCVKTG, encoded by the exons ATGGAAGAAGTACAGCAAGGCAGCAATGGCACAGAGTCACAGGCTGCAACCATTCCCACTACCATCACAACCTCTCAGTTCTCACAGATAGCCCAACAG ATGTCACTGGGTGGTTCTGCTGTGACCGTCGTACAACTGCCAGGGGGTCAGTTTCAGGTTCAAGGAGTGATCCAGTCTGCACAGTCGTCAGTCATTCAGTCCCCTCAGGGCCAAACTGCACAG GCACAGGATTCAGATAGCGATGATTCACAGGACTCATCTGACAGCGGAGCAGCAGCCCACAAGACCAGAGAAATACTGGCAAGACGGCCTTCATATAG AAAAATCCTAAATGACCTTTCATCAGAGGAGGTGGCACACATCGAGGGAAAGGATAGCAGCCCAGCATCCACAGGAGTGACAGGTGTTACAGTACCAACCACCCCAATCTACCAGACCAGCAGCGGCCAGTACA TTACCATAGCTGCTAATGGCACAATCCAGCTGGCAAGTCCGGGGTCGGAAGGCATTCAGGGACTTCAGGCTGTCACCATGGGCAACTCTGGTGGAGCTCAGCAAGGCACCACCATCCTTCAGTACGCCCAGACACCTGACGGCCAGCAGATCCTGGTGCCTAGCAATCAGGTCGTTGTACAAG GTGCAGGAGGAGAGGTGCAAACATACCAGATCCGCACAGCGCCCACATCCACCTCCCTGCCTCAGACTGTAGTTATGACCTCTCCAGTGGGATTGTCCCAGAGTAAGTCTGATGATCCAACGCTGAAGAGAGAAATCAGGCTCGCGAAAAACAG AGAGGCAGCCCGTGAATGTCGACGAAAGAAAAAGGAATACGTTAAATGCCTGGAAAACCGCGTAGCAGTTCTTGAGAACCAAAACAAGACTCTGATTGAAGAACTGAAAACATTAAAGGATCTTTATTGTGTTAAAACAGGATAA